In Anseongella ginsenosidimutans, one genomic interval encodes:
- a CDS encoding 2-oxoglutarate dehydrogenase E1 component, translating into MDNLSYLTNAHASYIESLYKSYQDDPASVEAEWQKFFEGFDLGQREGADGRPVTGDTATGETPEHFIKEIRVLDMINGFRSRGHLFTKTNPVRERRKYYPGKELETFGLGEEDLDMVFNAGVQLGLGPATLRDIYQLLQDTYCQSIGVEYRYIRNPLKMKWFEDRMEHTRNTTQFTTEQKKRILHKLNQAVVFENFLHTKFLGQKRFSLEGAESLIPALDAVIEKGSELGIEEFVIGMAHRGRLNVLANILNKTYKEIFSEFEGKSYSVEDPYGGDVKYHLGFSNDVDTVNGSKVHLSLCPNPSHLEAVDPVAQGMSRAKIDFKYSGDLNKLAPILIHGDASIAGQGVVYEVIQMAKLEGYRTGGSIHLVINNQVGFTTNFRDGRSSTYCTDIAKVTLSPVFHVNGDDVEALVHAIQMAMEYRQQFHNDVFIDILCYRRFGHNESDEPRFTQPTLYKAIAAHPNPREIYVDKLIAQGSVDAKMAKEMERDFRKMLQERLDEVKHEPPSTVKPILAGAWTGYRFANADDFLKSPKTSVPEQTLMDIGVKMNTLPKEKTFFKKIERLCNERLKMIRETKVLDWAMGELLAYGTLVLEGHRVRVSGQDVERGTFSHRHAIVKVEDSDEEYTPIAHLSKDQAPFEIYNSHLSEYGVLGFEYGYAMALPQALIVWEAQFGDFANGAQIIIDQFFASAEKKWKRQNGLVLLLPHGYEGQGPEHSSARLERFLELSAENNIQVVNCSTPAQLFHVLRRQLKRDFRKPLVIFTPKSLLRHPKCVSPLKDFAKGGFQEVIDDDNVSVKDVRRVLLCNGKMYYDLLEAQEKEKRKDIALVRVEQLYPTPIDQIEKIREKYKHAKEFFWVQEEPENMGAWPYISRKFRKRNLDVISRRESSSPATGYAKQHTAQQLEIIAKAFEEPVSEVSPEVKSKVRKTVKKAVKTD; encoded by the coding sequence ATGGACAATCTTTCATACCTGACCAACGCTCACGCATCTTATATTGAATCCCTTTACAAATCGTATCAAGATGATCCTGCTTCGGTAGAAGCGGAATGGCAAAAATTTTTCGAAGGTTTTGATCTCGGGCAGCGGGAAGGGGCTGACGGGAGACCTGTTACCGGCGATACCGCAACAGGAGAAACCCCTGAACATTTTATCAAGGAAATACGTGTTCTTGATATGATAAATGGCTTCCGTTCACGGGGCCATTTGTTTACAAAAACCAACCCGGTACGGGAACGCCGGAAGTATTATCCCGGCAAGGAGCTGGAAACTTTCGGCCTGGGCGAGGAAGACCTGGATATGGTCTTCAACGCCGGCGTACAGCTGGGCCTGGGGCCGGCGACGCTTCGGGATATTTATCAATTGCTGCAGGATACGTATTGCCAGTCCATTGGCGTGGAGTACAGGTATATCCGAAACCCCCTTAAAATGAAGTGGTTCGAGGATCGCATGGAGCATACCCGGAACACCACTCAGTTCACTACGGAACAAAAGAAACGCATTCTTCATAAGCTGAACCAGGCAGTTGTTTTCGAGAACTTCCTTCATACCAAGTTCCTGGGCCAGAAGAGATTCTCCCTGGAAGGAGCGGAAAGCCTTATTCCGGCTTTGGATGCCGTTATAGAGAAGGGTTCCGAGCTTGGGATTGAAGAGTTTGTAATAGGCATGGCCCACCGCGGGCGCCTGAACGTACTGGCGAATATTCTCAATAAGACCTATAAGGAGATATTCAGTGAATTTGAAGGTAAGAGTTATTCTGTAGAGGACCCTTACGGCGGAGATGTTAAATACCATCTTGGCTTTTCCAATGACGTGGATACAGTGAACGGCAGCAAAGTGCATCTGAGCCTTTGCCCCAATCCTTCCCACCTGGAGGCGGTTGATCCGGTAGCCCAGGGGATGTCGCGGGCCAAAATTGACTTTAAGTACAGCGGGGATTTGAATAAGCTGGCGCCGATCCTCATTCACGGCGACGCCTCCATTGCGGGACAGGGCGTAGTGTATGAAGTGATCCAGATGGCGAAGCTTGAAGGTTACCGTACGGGCGGATCCATTCACCTGGTGATCAATAACCAGGTAGGTTTCACCACGAATTTCCGGGACGGCCGCTCAAGTACGTATTGTACGGATATTGCTAAAGTGACCCTCTCTCCCGTATTCCACGTAAACGGGGACGATGTGGAGGCCCTGGTACACGCTATCCAGATGGCCATGGAATACCGGCAGCAATTCCATAACGACGTCTTTATTGACATACTCTGTTACAGGAGATTCGGCCATAATGAATCGGATGAGCCCAGGTTCACCCAGCCGACCTTATACAAGGCCATTGCCGCCCACCCCAACCCGCGGGAGATTTATGTGGATAAGCTGATTGCCCAGGGAAGCGTGGACGCAAAAATGGCGAAAGAGATGGAGCGGGACTTCCGTAAAATGCTGCAGGAACGGCTTGATGAGGTAAAACATGAACCTCCAAGCACCGTCAAGCCCATCCTGGCGGGAGCATGGACGGGTTACCGTTTTGCTAATGCGGATGATTTTCTTAAATCTCCCAAAACTTCAGTTCCGGAGCAAACGCTGATGGATATCGGCGTGAAAATGAATACGCTTCCTAAAGAAAAGACCTTCTTTAAGAAAATCGAGCGCCTGTGCAATGAGCGCCTGAAAATGATCAGGGAAACAAAAGTCCTTGACTGGGCAATGGGCGAATTGCTTGCCTATGGCACGCTTGTGCTGGAAGGGCACCGCGTTCGCGTGAGCGGCCAGGATGTGGAACGGGGTACTTTTTCGCATCGTCATGCAATTGTAAAGGTGGAGGATTCGGATGAAGAATATACGCCTATTGCCCATTTGTCCAAGGATCAGGCGCCTTTTGAGATCTATAACTCCCATCTTTCGGAATACGGGGTGCTGGGCTTTGAGTATGGTTATGCGATGGCCTTGCCGCAGGCCCTGATCGTCTGGGAAGCGCAATTCGGCGATTTTGCCAATGGCGCCCAGATCATTATTGATCAGTTCTTTGCCAGCGCCGAGAAAAAATGGAAGCGTCAGAACGGGCTGGTCCTGTTGCTGCCGCATGGTTATGAAGGGCAGGGCCCCGAGCATTCTTCTGCTCGCCTGGAACGTTTCCTGGAACTTTCGGCCGAGAACAATATACAGGTAGTGAATTGCAGCACGCCGGCCCAGCTATTCCATGTGCTGCGCCGCCAGCTGAAGCGCGATTTTCGCAAACCGCTCGTGATCTTTACCCCTAAGAGCCTGTTGAGGCATCCTAAATGCGTAAGTCCGCTGAAGGACTTCGCCAAGGGAGGTTTCCAGGAAGTGATCGATGATGATAATGTTTCCGTGAAGGATGTAAGAAGGGTGCTTTTGTGCAACGGTAAAATGTATTATGATTTGCTGGAGGCTCAGGAAAAAGAAAAACGCAAGGATATAGCGCTTGTTCGCGTGGAGCAGCTTTACCCTACTCCCATTGATCAGATTGAAAAGATCCGGGAAAAATACAAGCACGCCAAAGAATTCTTCTGGGTGCAGGAAGAGCCGGAAAACATGGGCGCATGGCCGTATATTTCCAGGAAGTTCCGCAAGAGAAACCTGGATGTGATCAGCAGGCGGGAGAGCAGCAGCCCGGCTACCGGCTATGCGAAACAACATACGGCACAGCAATTGGAGATCATAGCAAAGGCGTTTGAAGAACCTGTAAGCGAGGTAAGTCCGGAAGTGAAATCAAAGGTACGGAAGACGGTGAAGAAGGCGGTTAAAACGGACTAG
- a CDS encoding TetR/AcrR family transcriptional regulator encodes MEKKTSEERIREAYIDHVLTHNQKPVSVYAFMKKLRLSESVFYRHYPSFEALEAGIWDEIFGSTLAAVTASPEFASFSARDKTLTLFYSFTEAMKPNRSFIRYSFKDSPRFPGEVRVLRKVRESFRLFCENVIGQGLESGELSKRKYLDQRYKDALWLQFIFIIRFWVNDTSPEFEKTDEAIEKGVQLTFDLMGHSPLDNLVEYGKFLFRNAKFAYEGAK; translated from the coding sequence ATGGAAAAGAAAACCTCCGAAGAACGTATCAGGGAAGCTTATATCGATCATGTACTTACCCATAATCAAAAGCCGGTATCGGTATACGCCTTTATGAAAAAATTAAGGCTTTCCGAAAGTGTCTTCTATAGACACTACCCTTCTTTTGAAGCGCTGGAAGCAGGGATCTGGGACGAAATTTTCGGCAGCACGCTGGCAGCCGTTACAGCTTCCCCGGAATTCGCTTCCTTCTCGGCCAGGGACAAAACACTGACACTCTTTTATAGTTTTACGGAGGCCATGAAGCCTAACAGGAGCTTTATACGGTACAGTTTTAAAGATTCACCGCGCTTTCCCGGCGAGGTCCGTGTGTTGCGAAAGGTCCGCGAGTCCTTCCGTCTTTTTTGCGAGAACGTCATCGGACAGGGACTGGAATCAGGCGAGCTGAGCAAGCGGAAATACCTTGACCAGCGCTACAAGGATGCACTCTGGCTGCAGTTTATTTTCATTATCCGGTTCTGGGTAAATGACACCAGCCCGGAGTTTGAAAAAACGGATGAAGCCATAGAAAAAGGCGTTCAGCTAACATTTGACCTGATGGGGCACAGCCCCCTTGATAACCTGGTGGAATACGGAAAATTCCTTTTCCGGAACGCTAAATTCGCCTATGAAGGAGCAAAATAG
- a CDS encoding MerR family transcriptional regulator — MKKFSIRDIECLTGIKAHTIRIWEQRYNLVPPKRTETNIRYYDNSDLKKFLNISTLLENGFRISKVAEMTEGEMCDLIAELVENNHVCDKANALCTATLKLDEQQFNRTISSCVAVMGIEHTFTDVIFPFMRKIGLMWQVGTINPAHEHFITHLIRQKLHAAIDELPTVNSELARKYLLFLPEGETHEVGLLFANYLLKARGQHVLYLGQNLPLSDLEQIVNYYHPNYVLTTLTSDTVFGDMNCLVKKIQEVIPGIPVLLTGPLVKCNQVRENEFLHTLRDIRDLPEFIRAHSHQGNVFFTC; from the coding sequence GTGAAAAAGTTTTCCATTAGAGACATTGAATGCTTAACGGGCATAAAAGCTCACACTATTCGTATTTGGGAGCAACGTTATAACCTGGTACCCCCCAAGCGTACCGAAACCAATATCCGTTATTACGACAACAGCGACCTCAAAAAATTCCTTAATATATCCACCTTGCTGGAAAACGGCTTCAGAATATCAAAGGTAGCCGAGATGACAGAAGGGGAAATGTGCGATCTTATTGCAGAGCTGGTGGAGAATAACCATGTCTGCGATAAGGCCAACGCACTTTGCACGGCCACCCTGAAGCTCGATGAACAGCAATTTAACCGTACCATATCTTCCTGCGTAGCCGTGATGGGAATTGAGCATACGTTTACGGACGTGATTTTTCCCTTCATGAGGAAGATAGGGTTAATGTGGCAGGTTGGCACTATTAATCCTGCCCACGAGCATTTTATCACCCACCTGATCAGGCAAAAGCTGCATGCTGCTATTGACGAGCTTCCTACCGTGAACTCCGAACTGGCCAGGAAATACCTTTTATTTCTGCCGGAGGGCGAAACGCACGAAGTAGGGCTCCTGTTCGCCAATTATTTACTAAAAGCAAGAGGGCAGCATGTGCTGTACCTTGGGCAGAACCTTCCGCTTTCCGACCTGGAGCAAATTGTCAACTACTACCATCCTAATTACGTACTCACCACCCTTACTTCAGATACTGTTTTCGGGGATATGAACTGCCTGGTTAAGAAAATACAGGAAGTTATCCCCGGCATCCCGGTGCTGCTGACAGGCCCGCTGGTTAAGTGCAACCAGGTCCGGGAAAATGAATTTCTCCATACGCTCAGGGATATCCGCGACCTGCCGGAATTTATAAGGGCACATTCCCATCAGGGAAATGTTTTTTTTACATGTTAA